In Brevibacillus brevis NBRC 100599, a single genomic region encodes these proteins:
- a CDS encoding flagellar biosynthetic protein FliO produces MMMIRNAGARLILVFSLILLLFVSSLPSTAFAEGSVADAYNKGKVPTSNAPAGSEQPAAIPGSGTGSMIGYLVQVIFSLGFIAVLIFLLLRFLGRRQGAQSHGPIKVISATALGNGKTLQVVMIGESLYIVGVGENVQLLRRIEPGEEVDLILADAEIKPMKSPFSLEWLPFGKKKQAEEEILFSSEMDGKSFQDLLQGQWNDLKNRPNQTEHWKNEQAQDRGDQK; encoded by the coding sequence ATGATGATGATCCGGAATGCAGGGGCAAGACTCATTTTAGTCTTCAGTCTGATCCTGTTGCTTTTCGTCTCCTCCCTGCCGAGTACCGCTTTTGCGGAAGGTTCAGTAGCGGATGCGTACAACAAGGGAAAAGTGCCAACTAGCAATGCGCCCGCCGGCAGTGAACAGCCGGCGGCCATTCCGGGCAGCGGAACAGGAAGTATGATCGGGTATCTGGTTCAAGTCATCTTTTCGCTTGGCTTTATTGCTGTATTGATCTTTTTATTGCTCCGTTTTCTTGGTCGACGTCAAGGGGCTCAAAGTCATGGACCGATTAAAGTGATTAGCGCAACTGCGCTAGGTAATGGCAAAACACTGCAGGTTGTTATGATCGGTGAGTCATTGTACATCGTGGGAGTAGGAGAAAACGTTCAATTGCTTCGTAGAATCGAACCGGGTGAAGAGGTAGATTTGATTTTGGCTGACGCTGAGATCAAACCGATGAAAAGCCCATTCTCGCTAGAATGGCTTCCGTTCGGTAAGAAAAAGCAGGCAGAAGAAGAAATCTTGTTTTCTTCTGAAATGGACGGGAAAAGCTTTCAAGATCTGTTGCAAGGTCAATGGAACGACTTGAAGAATCGTCCAAACCAAACAGAACATTGGAAGAACGAGCAAGCTCAGGACAGAGGGGACCAAAAATGA
- a CDS encoding response regulator — MSNKVLIVDDAAFMRMMIKEILSKNGYSVVGEASDGAQAVEKYKELGPDLVTMDITMPEMDGISALKEIKKLDPNARVIMCSAMGQQAMVIDAIQAGAKDFIVKPFQADRVLEAIKKTMS; from the coding sequence ATGTCTAACAAAGTTTTAATCGTCGACGATGCAGCGTTCATGCGTATGATGATCAAGGAAATTCTTTCGAAAAACGGGTACAGCGTCGTAGGGGAAGCAAGTGACGGTGCACAAGCAGTTGAAAAATACAAAGAATTGGGACCTGATCTCGTAACCATGGATATTACCATGCCAGAGATGGATGGAATTTCTGCACTGAAAGAAATTAAAAAGTTGGATCCTAACGCGCGCGTTATCATGTGCTCTGCGATGGGACAACAAGCGATGGTAATCGATGCGATCCAGGCGGGCGCAAAAGACTTCATCGTAAAACCATTCCAAGCGGATCGCGTTTTGGAAGCGATCAAAAAGACAATGAGCTAA